The Bartonella krasnovii sequence TGAAACAGAAGCACGTGTCAAAGATACTCTTGAGAGCATAAGCCATAATCGCACCACTTTCATTATAGCACATCGCCTCTCAACAATACGCAATGCTGATGTGGTACTCTTTCTGGAACAGGGTTATTTAATTGAAAAAGGAAGCTTTCAAGAATTGATCGATAAAGGGGGCCGTTTCTCTAAATTTTTAAAAGCAAGCAATTTAACAATCACGCCACCAAAAAGAGAAGGAGAAAATGAAAACGTCGTCCCCTTACATGAAGCCATAGCATCATAAAAAATAATTACTCTTCACAAATCTCATGTAAAAAAATATCCCCATGCAAAAAAACGACAAAAACACCTTGTTCGTGCAAATGCAGTAAGTGCACACAGAAAAACTTGAATTAATATAAATCTTAATTTATATTATTAATATATGCCTTATAACTTTCAAGAAAAACCTATTCTCTTACATATGAGCTGCAAAGGGAACCAATAAAGCAGCTCTAAAAATGGGCTTCTTATGAAGAGCGAACTGTAATTTAAGCAATTTGAAACGAAAAAATATATATTACAACTTCATAAGCTTAAGAAACTGTTCTGTAATAAATCTTTCGTTATCCTCTTCACAATTTTTATTGTGAAATAGCATAGAGATGTTTTTTTTAATAAATATAATAGATGCCATACTTCATGAAATATATGTGATCCGTCCAGCTCATAAACAAAAGCATGAATCACCCCACAATCTTGCTAACGAACACCCTTTTTTATCTTTACGGTTTTATCTCTCTCAATGAGACTGTATCTATATTCCAGCAATACACCAAACAGATATCCGTTTAGATGCCAATCCAACATACCAATGTAAAAACACCAATAAGAAAATTTTTTACTTTTTAAATTTTTCTAGAAAGTCTTTTAGTGCTGCAAATGCCTCATAAGCCTTGTTCCCCTCAGGACCACCAGCCTGCGCCATATCAGGACGCCCTCCACCACCTTTCCCACCAAGAATGCTGGAAAGAATACGCACCAAATCAACAGCATTTAACTTATCTGTTAAATCATTCGTAACGCCAACAACAGCACTCCCCTTGCCATCCTCTGAAACACTAATAAAAGCAACCACTCCAGATTCAATCTGCTTTTTGCCAGAATCGACGAACGCCTTAAGATCCCGTGCTAAAATATTGTTCACAACACGTCCCATAAAAGAAATACCATTGATGATACTAATATCATCTTGACCATCTCGCTTTGTTTCACCACTCAGCAGCATTTTTTTGCGCACATCATTCAACTCTTTTTCAAGTTTACGGCGCTCTTCAAGCAAATTCTCAATCCGTTCTTCTACACCCGTAACAGAAGTTTTTAAAAGATTAGCAATTTCACGGATACGCGCCTCTTGGCATCTCAGATAAAGACGTGCTGCTGTGCCTGTTAAAGCTTCAATACGACGCACTCCAGAAGCGACAGAACTTTCAGAAACAATATGAATCAAGCCAATATCCCCTGTTCTCTCCACATGTGTTCCTCCACAAAGCTCAATGGACCAACGCCTTTTTAAGTCTCCTTTTTCAAGCAGGTCTCCCATCGAAACAACACGTACTTCGTCACCATATTTTTCACCAAAAAGTGCCATTGCCCCTTCAGAAATTGCATCATCCACCAACATAAGGCGCGTTGTTACCTCGCTATTTTGCAAAACAATATCATTTGCTAAATCTTCTATTTTTTTCAATTCTTCTACAGAAATAGCTTTTGGATGAGAAAAATCAAAACGCAACCGCTCCGGTGAGACAAAAGAGCCCTTCTGTGTAACATGAGATCCCAATATTTGTCGTAAGGACTCGTGTAACAGATGGGTAGCAGAATGATTGGCCCGGATTTTTTTACGACGCACACCATCAACACTTAATTCTACACAATCAGAGATCTTAGCATGACCAGATTTAACTTCTCCAAGATGAATAAAAACACCATCAGCCTTTTTTTGAGTATCATGCACCTCAAAAATAAAGTTTTCACCAGATATAATACCACTATCACCAATCTGCCCACCAGATTCACCATAAAAGGGTGTCTGATTTAACACAAGAATGGCCTCCTGCCCTGCAGAAACCTCATCAACAATTTTACCATCACACACAAGAGCTGTAAGAATGCCTTTAGCTTTTTCTGTTTCATACCCTAAAAATTCTGTAGCGCCAAACTTCTCACGAATAGAAAACCAAATTGCCTCTGTTTTAGCTTCACCTGAACCAGACCAATTGGCACGTGCTTCTTCTTTCTGACGTTCCATTGCTTTATCAAAAGCATCAACATCAACAGAAACTCCACGACGCCGAAGAACATCCTGCGTTAAATCAAGTGGAAAGCCATAGGTGTCATAAAGCTTGAAAGCAACTTCACCATTTAAATCATCCCCTTCTTTAAGATGAGCACTTGCTTCATTTAACAAACCAAGTCCTCGTTCAAGAGTCTTGCGAAAGCGCACTTCTTCTAACTTCAAAGTTTCTGCAATCAAAGATTCAGCACGCACCAATTCTGGATAAGCTTGTCCCATTTCGCAGATAAGAGCAGGCAAAAGCCGCCACATTAAGGGTTCTTTAGCACCAAGCAGATGTGCATGACGCATAGCACGACGCATAATACGACGTAAAACATATCCCCTCCCCTCATTAGAAGGAAGAACGCCATCCGCAATCAAAAATGCGCATGAGCGAAGATGATCAGCAATAACACGATGGCTCGCAATAAAATCACCCTTTGCCTCAATCCCTGTCATTTCTTGTGATGCACCAATTAATACACGAAAAAGATCAATGTCATAATTGTCATGTACCCCCTGTAAAACAGCAGCAATACGCTCTAATCCCATACCAGTATCGATAGAAGGATGAGGCAGTTCAATACGCTCTTCTTTACTAACTTGCTCATACTGCATAAAGACAAGATTCCAAATCTCAATAAAACGATCACCATCTTCATCCGCACTTCCAGGAGGTCCCCCAAAAATTTCATCACCATGATCATAAAAAATCTCTGAACAAGGACCACAGGGACCAGTTTCTCCCATCGACCAAAAATTATCTGCTGTC is a genomic window containing:
- the alaS gene encoding alanine--tRNA ligase, translating into MNSVNNIRSTFLDYFYRNGHKVLSSSPLVPRNDPTLMFTNAGMVQFKNVFTGLEQRSYKKATTAQKCVRAGGKHNDLDNVGYTARHHTFFEMLGNFSFGDYFKEEAIFLSWNLLTKEFCLPKDKLLVTVYQSDDVAAQLWRKISGLPDEKIIRIATADNFWSMGETGPCGPCSEIFYDHGDEIFGGPPGSADEDGDRFIEIWNLVFMQYEQVSKEERIELPHPSIDTGMGLERIAAVLQGVHDNYDIDLFRVLIGASQEMTGIEAKGDFIASHRVIADHLRSCAFLIADGVLPSNEGRGYVLRRIMRRAMRHAHLLGAKEPLMWRLLPALICEMGQAYPELVRAESLIAETLKLEEVRFRKTLERGLGLLNEASAHLKEGDDLNGEVAFKLYDTYGFPLDLTQDVLRRRGVSVDVDAFDKAMERQKEEARANWSGSGEAKTEAIWFSIREKFGATEFLGYETEKAKGILTALVCDGKIVDEVSAGQEAILVLNQTPFYGESGGQIGDSGIISGENFIFEVHDTQKKADGVFIHLGEVKSGHAKISDCVELSVDGVRRKKIRANHSATHLLHESLRQILGSHVTQKGSFVSPERLRFDFSHPKAISVEELKKIEDLANDIVLQNSEVTTRLMLVDDAISEGAMALFGEKYGDEVRVVSMGDLLEKGDLKRRWSIELCGGTHVERTGDIGLIHIVSESSVASGVRRIEALTGTAARLYLRCQEARIREIANLLKTSVTGVEERIENLLEERRKLEKELNDVRKKMLLSGETKRDGQDDISIINGISFMGRVVNNILARDLKAFVDSGKKQIESGVVAFISVSEDGKGSAVVGVTNDLTDKLNAVDLVRILSSILGGKGGGGRPDMAQAGGPEGNKAYEAFAALKDFLEKFKK